GATGAATCTGTTGGAGAGGAGGACCCGGCTGTCTCAGATGCTGAAAGCGAAGTCTTCAAGTCCAAAAGAGGTGACATGGCATGGTCATCAAGCCCCTATGACACCCACAGCAGAGCACCAACAGAGAACATTATCAAAAGGACTCCAGGACCAACTAGATTTGCTGTATCACATGCACATGACATCAAAACAACATTTGAGTTATTCATACCACCATCTCTTGAGAAGATCTTGCTTGAGATGACAAATATGGAAGGAAGAAGAGTGTTTGGAAAAAGTTGGATGGATATTGACAAAGTACAGCTGGATGCTTACTTGGGACTGCTGCTCCTTGCTGGGGTGTACCGATCCTGCAATGAAGCTACTGCCAGCTTATGGGATGGTGAGTCAGGCCGCTCTATTTTTCGTGCTACCATGTCACTTCAGACCTTTCATGTGCTGTCAAGAGTAATTCGCTTTGATAGTAGGGAAACAAGAGCTGCTCGACGTGTGAATGACAAACTTGCTCCAATTCGGGATGTTTGGGACAAGTGGGTGGAGCAATTGCCACTCATGTACAATCCAGGGCCAGAAGTTACTGTGGATGAGAGGTTAGTTCCTTTCAGAGGCCGCTGTCCCTTCAGGCAGTATATGCCGAACAAGCCTGGAAAATATGGCATAAAAATCTGGGTAGTATGTGATGCAAGAAACAGCTATGCATGGAACATGCAAATATACACTGGAAAACCTGCCAGTGGAGTCCCAGAGAAGAAACAGGGCAAACGGGTGGTCCTGGAAATGACAAAGGGTCTTCAGGGCCATAACATAACATGTGATAACTTCTTCACATCATATGACCTTGGCCAAGAACtgctgaagaagaagctgaCCATGGTGGgaacagtcaggaaaaacaaacctGAGCTTCCTCTTGCACTTCTTGGAACAAAGGACAGGGCCCCTCTCTCCTCCAAGTTTGCATTCTTGGGGAGAACCACAGTCGTGTCATACTgtcccaaaaaaaacaaaaatgtcattGTGATGTCCACCTTCCACAAGGATGCTGCTGTGAGCAGTAGGGAGGACAAAAAACCAGAAATAATCCTGGattataacaaaaacaaaggaggagTTGACAATCTTGACAAGGTCACTGGCACCTACACATGTAAGCGAAAGACAAAACGATGGCCAATGGCTGTCCTATTCAATATACTGAATGTCTCTGCATACAATGCGTTTGTGGTGTGGACAGAAATAAATCCTGGATGGAATGCTGGAAAACCCTTCAAGAGAAGGCTTTTCCTGGAGGAACTGGGGAGGTCTCTGGTAAATCCCCACATTGAAAGACGGCAGCATCTTCCCAGAACCCAAACCTCTGCCAGTTTGGTGAGAGAGCTTCAGGCTGCACCCTCACCAGCATCCTGCACAGGGAACCAGTCAGAGGACACTAGGGGGACGAAGAGAAAGAGATGCCAGTCCTGTCCCTCCAACaaggacagaaaaacaagcacaaCTTGCCACAAATGCAAGAAACACATCTGCAAGGAGCACACAAAAACCATCACATATTGTGATTCATGCATGTAAACAATACACTTGGAACACAGTTGGCCACATTTAGGCACATGTTTACACGCAGGTTTACACACAGGTTCACACACAGGCTCACACATACAAACCAtattgtttttcagtgttcaaTTGATAGCTCTATGTTCTGATTGCATAACTGTTCTGAGTGAAATAAAGTTAGTTTTATTAATAAGAAATGACTTCTAACATTTTTTCCTAATGTAAATCTATACGGGTCAGTTTTGACCCGCAACACCACAAATGTCACTATAGTtgataatgttaaataaaaggagaaaaaacaagaaattattaTTAGGCATTTTCCAATAATAGTCTATTAGACTCAGATAGTTAGATTGCCCCATGGTCTTCACCATAGgaaatgtaataaattattttaaacagttttatattAATTGAAAATTAGCAATATTTAGAACAATGAAAGTTATATGGTACcaaaatgagatttaaaacagtgtttacatagatataaatacaaactaaatcactaatgaagttaaaaaacaatatttatcaTTTGCTATTGTTTTTGAGTATTTTGGCCTGACTTAAATCATGGGTCAAATTTGACCCGCCAACACTAAAAATGTGTGCAGCTTTCGAACACATTACAAGGGTTAAGATGGCTGCAAAagactaaacacaaacaaaatgcccCCAAGAAGAAAATCCTGTTCTGCAGATTACAAACTGCAGGTAGTAAAATACGCAGCCGAAAACGGTAATCGAGCAGCAGTTGGTGGAGCTCGTCAGAAACAACACCGACAATGAAGAATTCAGTGATTTGGAATTATATCGGGACCTTGGTAAATTTGCTTACTAGTAACTTGCTTGTTGGAGCTGCTGGCTAGGTATATTAACTTAGCCTATAACTCCCAGGTATGTTTTTATACTATTATgaagctgaatgtgttcagGGTTTCCACTACATAAATAATCATGGTGCGCCATTCACGGCAAGATAAAAGCTAATATGCCTTCAgaattatgtgttttttttttgttttttttgtttttttctgatgtaaCAAATATAAATGATCTTGTATTTATGGATCCATATAAACATAAAGTCTCTATTTGCGCACATTTACAGACCATAATAAGAGTGTGAAATTGCTCTCAGTAAATGTGACACTGCTCTACAAATAATGGTCACTTTGAAAAACGAACACTGGAGTCTCAACTTCCTGTCTGGTTCTATTGCGTCTCACCCGATAGTGACAGCAAAGAGATTCCAGAGCTGAGTAACACTTGTCACATAATCCAAGAGAAGCAAGAACtcaagactttttaaaaaggtcCGCTTTTGTCTGGTCAATTTATACTCTTATTATATTAGAGATGGAAAAGGACATGAGAGAAAGGAAGTGGTTTGTGCGTCATTATGGTCTCTTGAGATGTGTGGGCCATAATGGGTGGTGGACCTTGGTATTTCTAAAAGCCTGGCTACGGCCCTGCTTGACTGTATCTTTATTCTAAGAGTGTGTAAAGCACTAGAGTGTATCAAAGGAGGTcatttgtcactgattctgtggTTATTTTTACTTGCCCCTGTGTCCCAGTCTAATCAGAACAGTGTGTTCCTCATCAAATTAACCAGGAAATATATTTCCATGAAATGAAACAGGTCTGTGCATTTACCCTACCATGATGTAGCAGACTAAGTTCAATTACACAGGAGAGTCACTTAAGTTTAATGTAGATCGgtgttcatttttgttatttcttttgttaatgACTTAGATTCAGAAGTGGTTAAAGATATTGGTTACTGTTgaagttaagtttctttttttgtcacataTACGCAGTGTCAAAACAATGGCAGCCAAACgctttttttctctgtgccCTCTCACCTTTGTGCAGAGTAACAACAAATAATTTacatacagaaaacaacagcaacaagagCCAACAATAGTGTAACATTTTGCATAGTAGGGATGTAAGTACAAAGTAGTAGTGTAATAATAAATAGACAGATAAGTTCTGTAATGTGCTTATGGATACAATTATGAATGTGACACAGCAGGCAcgtctttgtttttataacacTCAAGGGAGAGTTTGTTGGCCTAACACCACAAAACCAGGTTCTCCTCTGCAGGGCCTCTTATTATTGTTAATCAGGCCTACAGTCACTGTGTTGTCAGCAAACTTTACCAGCATGTTGGACCTGCTGATGACCACACAGTCACTTGTGTACAGGGGGTATAGCAGTGGGCTGAGGAAATAGCCCTGAGGGGCTACAATGCTGAGGTTAATTCAGGAGGATGACATGTTCCCCACTCTTACCACCAGAATCTCACCTATCTGGAAGTCTTGGACCCTATTGCAGATGGAAGAGTGTAGTCCCAGGTCCCTGAGCTTAGTCTTGAGTGGGGGATAATAGTGTTGAAGGCCAAAGAGTAATCCACAAAAGTGCTTGCATACATAGTTTCCTCCTCTCTGGTCCAAATGAGAGATGGCACTTGGCAGAATGTGCGTGATGGCTTCATCTATTGATTGTTTGACTGGTACACAAACTGTAGTGGGTCAAGTGAGATGGTGAGTGATGAGCTGACAAACTGTTCAATAGGGTAACAGTTCAAAAGCAAAATCATATGAGAAATTAC
The sequence above is a segment of the Melanotaenia boesemani isolate fMelBoe1 chromosome 15, fMelBoe1.pri, whole genome shotgun sequence genome. Coding sequences within it:
- the LOC121654624 gene encoding piggyBac transposable element-derived protein 4-like; the encoded protein is MSKRFTVDEVIDYIFSHQSNIEDIELSETEEDVSEEEDNLQYDPEQEDESVGEEDPAVSDAESEVFKSKRGDMAWSSSPYDTHSRAPTENIIKRTPGPTRFAVSHAHDIKTTFELFIPPSLEKILLEMTNMEGRRVFGKSWMDIDKVQLDAYLGLLLLAGVYRSCNEATASLWDGESGRSIFRATMSLQTFHVLSRVIRFDSRETRAARRVNDKLAPIRDVWDKWVEQLPLMYNPGPEVTVDERLVPFRGRCPFRQYMPNKPGKYGIKIWVVCDARNSYAWNMQIYTGKPASGVPEKKQGKRVVLEMTKGLQGHNITCDNFFTSYDLGQELLKKKLTMVGTVRKNKPELPLALLGTKDRAPLSSKFAFLGRTTVVSYCPKKNKNVIVMSTFHKDAAVSSREDKKPEIILDYNKNKGGVDNLDKVTGTYTCKRKTKRWPMAVLFNILNVSAYNAFVVWTEINPGWNAGKPFKRRLFLEELGRSLVNPHIERRQHLPRTQTSASLVRELQAAPSPASCTGNQSEDTRGTKRKRCQSCPSNKDRKTSTTCHKCKKHICKEHTKTITYCDSCM